Proteins encoded in a region of the Flammeovirga yaeyamensis genome:
- the thrA gene encoding bifunctional aspartate kinase/homoserine dehydrogenase I, whose translation MKVLKFGGTSVGSAKNIQQVASILSDYQQNGQRVAVVVSAMSGITNKLIEVGERAASGDETYKSLLKDIESTHLTCIRELIEVRRQSKTIAFVKLLLNDLEDILRGIFLLKELSLRSLDILQSFGERLSSFIIAEYLTQIGVEAEQLDARKIVRTNAVFGGAKVDFVTTNSAITKHFGETDKMQIVTGFIASSESGETTTLGRGGSDYSAAIFGAALNVKEIEIWTDVDGVMTTDPRVVPTAFSLQQLSYEEAMEMSHFGAKVIYPPTLQPAIKKNIPLRIRNTFNPSFPGTLVTSTSGQEDWPVKGISSIKDISLITLSGSGLIGVPGVSSRLFGALARGGVSMILITQASSEHTITFAVAPDDAAASKKIIEEEFFNEMASGKVNPVEVENSLSILAIIGENMKERPGVAAKLFSALGKNGVNIAAIAQGSSELNVSVVIEKKHLNKSLNALHEIFFLSDMAELNVFMLGLGLIGGTLLNQMRDQAEYLLTERNLRLNVVGAANSKKMIFSDTGLDISLEKEAILADGEESNAALFVEKMIEMNLPNSVFVDCTPGESAVKLYEKILMNSISITTPNKIANSSSLDYYLKCQAAAKRRGVKFLYETNVGAGLPVIGPLQDLGRSGDKIIKIEGILSGTLSYLFNTFAAGMKFSDLVKQAKEMGYTEPDPRDDLGGVDVARKILILAREAGYNLEPSDVTVEPILPQACLDAPSVDDFFVELEKANGLFEEKRAEAELDGKALRIVATLDEEGKATVALRAVDSTHPFYGLVGSDNMVVFKSRRYFNEPLVIRGPGAGAEVTAAGVFAEIITIGNFLIN comes from the coding sequence ATGAAAGTACTCAAGTTTGGAGGAACGTCAGTTGGAAGTGCGAAAAATATCCAACAAGTAGCCAGTATCCTTTCCGATTATCAACAAAACGGACAAAGGGTTGCCGTAGTCGTATCGGCAATGAGTGGCATCACAAATAAGTTAATAGAAGTAGGCGAAAGAGCCGCTTCTGGAGATGAGACCTATAAGTCATTATTAAAAGACATTGAGTCTACCCATTTGACCTGTATTCGCGAGTTGATTGAGGTAAGAAGACAAAGTAAGACGATCGCTTTTGTGAAGTTATTACTTAATGATCTTGAGGATATTTTGAGAGGTATTTTCTTGTTGAAAGAATTGTCTCTTCGTTCTCTAGATATTCTTCAAAGTTTTGGCGAGCGTTTATCATCGTTCATTATTGCCGAATACTTAACTCAAATTGGTGTAGAAGCAGAACAGCTGGACGCTCGTAAGATCGTTCGTACGAACGCTGTATTCGGTGGAGCAAAAGTTGACTTTGTAACGACGAACTCTGCGATCACTAAACATTTTGGTGAGACGGATAAAATGCAAATCGTTACTGGATTTATTGCTTCTTCAGAAAGTGGTGAAACAACGACATTGGGTCGTGGTGGATCTGACTATTCTGCAGCAATTTTCGGTGCAGCATTGAACGTGAAAGAAATCGAAATTTGGACAGACGTTGATGGGGTGATGACTACAGACCCTCGCGTAGTACCAACAGCATTCTCTTTACAGCAGCTTTCTTACGAAGAAGCAATGGAGATGTCTCACTTTGGAGCGAAAGTTATTTATCCTCCAACATTGCAGCCTGCAATTAAAAAGAATATTCCATTAAGGATTAGAAATACATTCAATCCTTCTTTCCCAGGTACATTGGTAACAAGTACATCAGGACAGGAAGATTGGCCAGTGAAAGGAATCTCTTCTATCAAAGATATTTCTTTAATCACTTTATCAGGTAGTGGTTTGATCGGTGTACCGGGTGTATCATCGAGATTGTTTGGTGCATTAGCTAGAGGCGGTGTATCTATGATCTTGATTACTCAAGCATCATCAGAACATACTATTACTTTTGCCGTTGCTCCAGACGATGCAGCAGCTAGTAAGAAGATTATCGAAGAGGAATTCTTCAATGAGATGGCTTCTGGTAAAGTAAATCCGGTAGAGGTAGAAAATAGCCTTTCTATTTTAGCCATTATCGGTGAAAACATGAAAGAACGCCCAGGTGTGGCAGCAAAGCTGTTTAGTGCATTGGGTAAAAACGGTGTAAACATCGCAGCAATTGCACAGGGTTCATCAGAATTGAACGTCTCTGTAGTGATTGAGAAAAAACACCTGAATAAATCATTAAACGCCCTTCACGAAATCTTCTTCTTGTCGGATATGGCAGAGTTGAACGTTTTCATGTTAGGTTTAGGTTTGATTGGTGGTACACTATTGAACCAAATGAGAGATCAAGCAGAATACTTACTAACAGAGCGTAATTTACGACTGAACGTAGTAGGTGCGGCGAACTCTAAGAAAATGATATTTAGTGATACAGGATTGGACATCTCTTTAGAAAAAGAGGCGATCCTAGCTGATGGAGAGGAATCGAATGCAGCATTGTTCGTGGAGAAAATGATCGAAATGAACTTGCCAAACTCAGTATTCGTAGACTGTACTCCAGGCGAAAGTGCTGTAAAACTTTACGAAAAGATCTTGATGAACTCTATCTCGATCACTACTCCAAACAAAATTGCGAACTCAAGTAGCTTAGATTACTACTTGAAGTGTCAAGCAGCTGCAAAACGTAGAGGAGTAAAATTCTTGTATGAGACCAACGTTGGTGCAGGTCTTCCTGTTATCGGTCCTCTTCAAGATTTAGGTAGATCAGGTGACAAGATTATCAAAATTGAAGGTATCCTTTCAGGTACACTTTCTTACTTGTTCAACACGTTTGCTGCAGGTATGAAATTCTCTGACTTGGTAAAACAAGCCAAAGAGATGGGGTATACTGAGCCAGATCCACGTGATGATTTAGGTGGAGTAGATGTTGCCCGTAAGATTTTGATCTTAGCTAGAGAGGCAGGGTACAATCTAGAACCTTCTGATGTAACTGTAGAACCGATCTTACCACAAGCATGTTTAGATGCTCCATCAGTAGATGATTTCTTCGTAGAATTAGAAAAAGCCAATGGCTTATTCGAAGAGAAGAGAGCAGAAGCAGAGTTAGATGGTAAAGCACTTAGAATCGTTGCTACTCTTGATGAAGAAGGTAAGGCAACTGTTGCACTAAGAGCAGTAGATAGCACTCAC